The following nucleotide sequence is from Kineobactrum salinum.
TGGACAGGGTGAAATCAATGATGCGCATATTGCCGCCGAAGGGCACCGCGGGTTTGGCCCGCTGGGTCGTGAGTCCACCGAGGCGGGTTCCGCGGCCGCCCGCGAGGATCAGGGCCAGGCTGTCACGGGTCAGTGCGCTGACGAAACGGTCGGGGTATGGAAAGCTCATGCTGCACCTGTACAACGGGTCGGCGCCAGGCACTGCCGCTGGTACTGTGTTTTCCTGCCTTGCTCTGAACGCTGTGGCTGTGAGTTTTGGTTAGCGGACTTCACACCTGACCCGCTAGCGATGCCACTCAGCGCGCAGACCCCGGCATTCATCCCGCCAGGCACAACCGGTCTCCCTGCAGGTGAACCGGTAGTCGGTAGCAAAACACGGCCGTTTGCCCCGAGCGGACTGGGCCGACCAGATCGCCCAGCGGCGGGCCGTGCCGGTAGCGGGTAGCGAATGAGGTACACCCTCCGGGGGTGGATGCGGTGTCGTTTTCGTCGTGGTTTCGGGCATCTCGTATCCTCCCCGGCGCAGCAAAATCGAACTCTCGCAATCGCAACCGTGTAATCAGTGTAGCCCAGTTATGTGACAGCTGTGTTGATTTGGGTCAAACAGGACTCCGACTGAGAGGGCAGGGCCTGGTGAAACGGGGCCTGCCCACCGTTCGGTTAAAGTCCACGGCACTGCCGCCGATACACTGGCAACAGGGACGGGCTGGTCTGGCGAGGCCCAGCTGGCCGTTACACACCGGATTGAGGACGTTGCAGATGCCGCTCAGGACATTCACCGTCATGCTCAGTGCTCTGCTACTGAGTGGCTGCTTTACTGTCATGACCTCGCAGGCACCGGTGGTGGCGACCTATGGCATCAGTGAGCAGCAGAAAATGCAGGCGGCACATCACTGGCTGGTACTGGCTGAGCACGAGGCCCATAACATGCTGGTCGACCCGACGCTGTCCGGCAAGGCGCTGTACGTGCAGCAGGGGGAGGGGGCTGATTTTGCCCAGGGCTTCGAGGCACTGCTGACCAGTGAGTTGGTCAGCCGCGGCGGTTTTGTGCGAACGGAACCGGACAATGCCGCGCGGATTACCACCCGGGTACAGCTGCTGCGGCACAAGGACCGCCAGTTTGTACGCGCGCCCCAGGGAGCGCTGACCGCGTTGGCGGCGGGCATAGCGGTCGCCACCGTGCCCTACAATCACTGGACCGAGCCGGCCCTGGCGCTGATTCCGGCCGCCGCCGCGGGAGATGCCTTCAGCGGCAACTGGACCGCGCGTACCGAGACCGAGGTGATTGTCACCACCCAGGTCACCCAGAACAGCCGAATACTCTATTCCTCCTCGAATATCTACTACATCAACGGCGGCGACAATGATCATTATGGCGGCGAACGCCGGACTGCCAGATCCATTCCTGTGACGGACCAGTGGTAGCAGCAAGATGATTCAAATCCTGATGTATCGTGTAAAAAACTTCGCCGTTGCAGCCATCGCCTGTGTGCTGCTCTCCGCCTGTGCCAGCCAGGGTGGGGCACCGACCTTCGCCGCGCCCCAGGAAGTGGATGTCGTCAAGCTGATGAATGCTTCCGCGGCAGACCTGGTGGCCAATGCATCCGGGCTGCCGCCGGGTGGCCCCATCATCGCCGCGACCTTTGTCGACATCGACAATCTGCAGCAATCCTCGACCCTGGGGCGCACCCTGGCGGAAATGTTTGCGACTGGCCTGGTGAGGGCGGGACTCACGGTGATGGAAGTCAAAATGCGCGACAGTTTGTTCATCCGGGAAACTACCGGCGAACTGATACTGTCGCGGGATATCCGCAGACTTTCCGCCAGTCACGACGCCCAGGCGGTGCTGATCGGCACCTATGCCCAGGCCGAGTCCATGGTCTACCTGAATGTTCGCATCGTCCGCAGCAGTGACAACGTGGTACTGGGCGCCAGCAACGTGCAGTTGCCCATGGACAAGAACATTCGCGCAATGCTGTCGCCGGCGTGGTGATACGGCCTCCTGGCCATCGGTTCAGGCGCGCCGGCCGGCAACCGTGACGGCATTTTGTGCCCAGGCCTGTTACTGTTCCGGGCCGGCGCGTCCCGCCTGTGCGAGCCCAGGAGCAAGCCGGGACGTCGATATTGGCAACCGGTGAAACTTTCTATACCCTGCATGAAGGACCTACCGGAGTCATCTCATGCAGCGCCATCTTCTTTGTAGCAGCCTGCTTTTCATCAGCCTCGCTCTCGGCGGCTGCACAGAATCTGGACCTGGGGGGGAGGGCGAAAGCCTCAGCCCGGCCGCCGAAGTCCAGAGCAAAGAGCCGGCCGACGAGGCTGCGGTGGAGGCCGATACCCCGGAACCCGGCGTCGACTACCACTCCTTCGCCAATACCGACGACTACCGTATCGAACACCTGGACCTCGACCTCGCGGTGGACTTTTCGCGGCAGGTGCTGGAGGGTGAGGCCCGGTTGAAAATAGAGCGGCTCACCGCAGAGAACCCGCCGCTGGTGCTCGATACCCGCGATCTTGCCATCGAGGCCGTCACGGCCGGCCAGGGCCGGCAACTGGCCCCGGTGGCGTTCTCTCTGGGCGAACAGGACGATCACCTCGGCACGCCGCTGACAATCGAGCTGCCGGAAGAGGCCACCTCAGTGGCCATCCGCTACCGCACGTCGCCCGGGGCCTCCGGCGTACAATGGCTGGAGCCGGAGCAGACTGCCGGCAAGGAACATCCCTTCCTATTCACCCAGGCCCAGGCGATTCACGCACGCAGCTTTGTGCCACTGCAGGATTCACCCAAAGTACGCATGACCTACGAGGCCACTATCCGCACGCCGGAAGCATTGCGCGCGGTGATGAGCGCGGACAATGATCCGCAGGCCGAGCGAGACGGCATCTACGAATTCAGCATGCCGCAGCCGATCCCGTCCTACCTGCTGGCGCTGGCAGTGGGAGACCTGGAGTTCAAATCCATGGGCGAGCGCACCGGCGTCTACGCCGAGTCGGCCTTGTTGGACGATGCGGCAAAGGAGTTCGAAGACACCGAGTCCATGCTGGAGGCCACCGAGGAGGTCTACGGGCCCTATCGCTGGGATCGCTATGACCTGCTGATCCTGCCTCCCAGCTTCCCCTTCGGCGGCATGGAAAACCCGCGCTTGAGCTTTATCACACCTACGGTGATTGCCGGCGACAAGAGCCTGGTGGCACTGATCGCCCACGAACTGGCACACTCCTGGTCCGG
It contains:
- a CDS encoding FlgO family outer membrane protein, whose protein sequence is MYRVKNFAVAAIACVLLSACASQGGAPTFAAPQEVDVVKLMNASAADLVANASGLPPGGPIIAATFVDIDNLQQSSTLGRTLAEMFATGLVRAGLTVMEVKMRDSLFIRETTGELILSRDIRRLSASHDAQAVLIGTYAQAESMVYLNVRIVRSSDNVVLGASNVQLPMDKNIRAMLSPAW